The Williamsia sp. DF01-3 genome has a window encoding:
- a CDS encoding site-specific integrase, whose amino-acid sequence MASIQARTRKDGSETWRVLWRQGGKQRNATFVEASGAVRFRDHIDQFGPVEAMRILEFEDAARSELTLTEWLTDHINALTGVEQATINRYISYRDRDIAPSIGRLPLSAVTEVSISRWVQEMSTVPKGKKAPAGKTIQNKHAFLSGALKAAVRAGKIAANPCDGRRLPQTQKQEMVFLDRDEFDLLHSHIPHDRWKNLATWLVTTGMRFGEATALDARDIDPVAGTCRINKAWKYSGDYRPEIGPPKTRKSNRTINLPPQALAVIDLSRDGFLFTNGAGSPVRAQEFYNLGWNPGRIRAAENGLTKKPRVHDLRHTCASWMINSGVGLPVVQAHLGHESIQTTIDRYTHLDRHAGKTAADAIARMLD is encoded by the coding sequence ATGGCGTCTATCCAGGCGCGCACCCGCAAGGATGGCTCCGAGACGTGGCGTGTCCTCTGGAGACAAGGCGGCAAACAGCGCAACGCGACGTTCGTGGAGGCCTCCGGAGCCGTCCGGTTCCGCGACCACATCGACCAGTTCGGGCCGGTCGAGGCGATGCGGATCCTCGAATTCGAGGACGCGGCACGGTCCGAGCTCACGCTGACCGAATGGCTCACCGACCACATCAACGCGCTGACTGGTGTGGAGCAGGCGACGATCAATCGATACATCTCCTATCGGGACCGCGACATCGCGCCGTCAATTGGAAGGTTGCCGCTTTCCGCAGTGACCGAGGTGTCGATCTCTCGATGGGTCCAGGAGATGTCGACGGTGCCCAAGGGCAAGAAGGCGCCCGCCGGAAAGACGATCCAGAACAAACACGCATTTCTCTCCGGGGCGCTCAAGGCCGCGGTCCGCGCTGGCAAGATCGCGGCCAATCCGTGCGACGGCCGCAGGCTTCCGCAGACTCAGAAGCAGGAGATGGTGTTCCTCGACCGTGACGAGTTTGATCTGCTCCACTCGCACATCCCGCACGACAGGTGGAAGAACCTGGCGACGTGGCTCGTGACGACGGGGATGCGGTTCGGCGAGGCAACAGCACTCGACGCACGCGACATCGACCCAGTTGCCGGGACGTGTCGGATCAACAAGGCATGGAAGTACAGCGGCGACTACCGTCCAGAGATCGGGCCACCGAAGACTCGCAAGTCAAACCGCACGATCAACCTGCCTCCGCAGGCTTTGGCCGTCATTGATCTCTCTCGCGACGGATTCCTGTTCACCAACGGCGCGGGCTCACCGGTGCGGGCGCAGGAGTTCTACAACCTTGGCTGGAACCCGGGCCGCATTAGGGCGGCCGAGAACGGACTGACAAAGAAGCCTCGGGTGCACGACCTGAGGCACACTTGCGCGTCGTGGATGATCAACTCCGGCGTGGGGTTGCCGGTTGTGCAGGCGCACCTGGGGCACGAGTCGATCCAGACGACCATCGACAGGTACACCCACCTTGACCGTCACGCCGGAAAGACTGCGGCAGACGCGATTGCCAGGATGCTCGACTAG
- a CDS encoding tyrosine-type recombinase/integrase — MPDATLSTVVPLDDLHLFIESFLMRWDGSNTQAAYRQDLRIFCQWCERHGIHPITGVRRPHLEMYMRYLREERGNAAPTISRRIGTLSQLYEVAIDDELIVKNPARLVRRPKVTVDQSERAALTREEMQRLVRAAYDSTPTDYALVVIMGYLGVRVSEACDLDIADCNVVAKAHRCLRFIGKGGKAALIPQPPVVMRAIDAVIAGRTVGPLLLRRDGTRMTRRSADRVVKRCAKAAGITGKISPHTLRHSFVVHSIDAGVPLRQVQLSARHADISTTIRLYDRGRANLDTHSAHALAAYFGAVA; from the coding sequence ATGCCTGACGCTACCCTGTCGACGGTCGTTCCACTCGACGACCTGCACCTGTTCATCGAATCGTTCCTGATGCGCTGGGACGGTTCGAACACCCAAGCCGCCTACCGCCAAGACCTTCGGATCTTCTGCCAGTGGTGCGAGCGCCACGGCATCCACCCGATCACCGGTGTCCGTCGGCCGCACCTCGAGATGTACATGCGGTACCTGCGTGAGGAGCGCGGCAACGCGGCCCCGACGATCAGCCGGCGGATCGGCACCCTGTCGCAGCTGTACGAGGTCGCCATCGATGACGAGCTGATCGTGAAGAACCCGGCCCGGCTGGTGCGCCGACCGAAAGTCACTGTCGACCAATCAGAACGAGCGGCGCTCACCCGCGAAGAGATGCAGCGACTGGTCCGCGCGGCGTACGACTCGACCCCGACCGACTACGCGCTGGTCGTCATCATGGGCTACCTCGGCGTCCGGGTCTCCGAGGCGTGCGACCTCGATATCGCAGACTGCAACGTGGTCGCGAAGGCCCACCGGTGCCTGCGGTTCATCGGCAAGGGCGGCAAGGCCGCGCTCATCCCCCAGCCGCCTGTCGTGATGCGAGCCATCGACGCGGTGATCGCCGGCCGGACCGTGGGCCCGCTGCTACTGAGGCGGGACGGCACACGGATGACGAGGCGTTCGGCCGACCGCGTGGTGAAGCGCTGCGCCAAGGCCGCCGGGATCACCGGCAAGATCTCACCGCACACCCTGCGGCACAGCTTCGTCGTCCACTCCATCGACGCCGGCGTCCCCCTGCGGCAGGTGCAACTCTCGGCCAGGCACGCCGACATCAGCACCACCATCCGTCTCTACGACCGCGGCCGCGCGAACCTCGACACACACAGCGCCCACGCGCTGGCCGCGTACTTCGGCGCGGTGGCGTAA